In a single window of the Natronosalvus caseinilyticus genome:
- the ilvN gene encoding acetolactate synthase small subunit, whose translation MTDRRGLEGPAPDERPAPAGKRNELGIRVDPEVEAARPPRRTVISALVEHEPGVLSDVSGLFSRRQFNIESLTVGPTEDEAHARMTIVVEEPDPGIEQAKKQLRKLIPVIAVRELEPDAMRRELALVKVNATRPDQVAAVAEMYGGKTVDASPETATIEITGSRQKIDAAIDSFGQFGIREISRTGTTAMARGTDDTAAEQTQAQPADHRHTVPADDD comes from the coding sequence GTGACTGACCGACGTGGACTCGAGGGCCCTGCTCCCGACGAACGGCCGGCCCCGGCGGGCAAGCGCAACGAACTCGGCATCCGGGTCGATCCGGAAGTCGAGGCCGCCCGCCCACCGCGACGGACCGTCATCTCGGCGCTCGTCGAGCACGAACCCGGCGTGCTCTCGGACGTCTCGGGGCTGTTCTCGAGGCGGCAGTTCAACATCGAGAGCCTCACCGTTGGGCCCACGGAGGACGAGGCCCACGCGCGCATGACGATTGTCGTCGAGGAGCCCGATCCCGGCATCGAACAGGCGAAAAAACAGCTCCGGAAGCTGATCCCGGTGATCGCGGTCCGCGAACTCGAGCCGGACGCGATGCGCCGGGAACTGGCGCTCGTGAAGGTGAACGCGACCCGGCCCGACCAGGTCGCCGCCGTCGCGGAGATGTACGGCGGAAAGACCGTCGACGCCAGCCCGGAGACGGCGACGATCGAGATCACGGGATCGCGGCAGAAAATCGACGCGGCGATCGACTCGTTCGGGCAGTTTGGCATCCGTGAAATCTCCCGAACGGGAACGACCGCGATGGCCCGCGGGACTGACGACACGGCCGCCGAGCAGACGCAAGCACAGCCAGCCGACCACCGACACACCGTTCCAGCAGACGATGACTGA
- the ilvC gene encoding ketol-acid reductoisomerase produces the protein MTDDTHTHTDTDTDADDTFTTNIYYGEDADSSYLEDKTVAVLGYGSQGHAHALNLHDSGFDVVVGLREDSSSWSQAEDDGLRVTTPDDATAEADVIMFLVPDTIQPAVFEAVENGLEEGNTVMFAHGFNIHYNQIQPPEYVDVTMAAPKGPGHIVRRDYENGGGTPALIAVYQDYTGDAKEEALAYAQGIGGTRAGVVETTFREEVESDLFGEQAVLCGGVTSLVKHGFETLVDAGYAPEMAYFECLNELKLIVDLMYEDGIGGMWYSVSDTAEYGGLTRGDRIVDDSVRENMEEVLEEVQSGAFAREWINENQAGRPSYTQLKRHDEEHEIEAIGAPLRDLFEWEDDSSENEPAEVPADD, from the coding sequence ATGACTGACGACACCCACACCCACACTGACACCGATACCGACGCAGACGACACGTTTACGACGAACATCTACTACGGCGAGGACGCCGACTCAAGCTACCTCGAGGACAAGACGGTAGCCGTCCTCGGCTACGGCAGCCAGGGTCACGCCCACGCGCTGAACCTCCACGACAGCGGGTTCGACGTCGTGGTCGGCCTGCGCGAGGACTCGAGTTCCTGGAGCCAGGCCGAGGACGACGGCCTGCGGGTGACGACGCCCGACGACGCCACCGCGGAAGCCGACGTGATCATGTTCCTCGTCCCCGACACCATCCAGCCCGCGGTCTTCGAAGCCGTCGAGAACGGTCTCGAGGAGGGGAACACGGTCATGTTCGCCCACGGGTTCAACATTCACTACAATCAGATTCAGCCACCCGAATACGTGGACGTCACGATGGCCGCTCCGAAGGGCCCGGGTCACATCGTGCGCCGCGACTACGAGAACGGCGGCGGCACCCCGGCCCTGATCGCGGTCTACCAGGACTACACGGGCGACGCCAAGGAGGAGGCGCTGGCCTACGCCCAGGGCATCGGCGGCACCCGCGCGGGCGTCGTCGAGACGACGTTCCGCGAGGAGGTCGAGTCGGACCTCTTCGGCGAGCAGGCCGTCCTCTGTGGCGGCGTCACCTCGCTGGTCAAACACGGCTTCGAGACGCTGGTCGACGCGGGTTACGCCCCCGAAATGGCCTACTTCGAGTGCCTGAACGAACTCAAACTGATCGTCGACCTGATGTACGAGGACGGGATCGGCGGCATGTGGTACTCCGTGAGCGACACGGCGGAGTACGGCGGCCTGACCCGCGGCGACCGCATCGTCGACGACTCCGTGCGCGAGAACATGGAGGAAGTACTCGAGGAGGTCCAGAGCGGCGCGTTCGCCCGCGAGTGGATCAACGAGAACCAGGCCGGACGGCCGTCGTACACCCAGCTGAAGCGCCACGACGAGGAACACGAGATCGAGGCGATCGGCGCGCCCCTGCGCGACCTCTTCGAGTGGGAGGACGACTCGAGCGAGAACGAACCGGCGGAAGTGCCGGCGGACGACTGA
- the leuC gene encoding 3-isopropylmalate dehydratase large subunit, with the protein MSEGTLYDKVWDRHAVTRLPTGQDQLFVGLHLIHEVTSPQAFGMLRERDLEVAYPDLTHATVDHIVPTSSKERPYADTAAEEMMAELEENVRESGIEFSHPDTGEQGIVHVIGPEQGLTQPGTTIVCGDSHTSTHGAFGTLAFGIGTSQIRDVLATGTVAMEKQKVRKIEVTGELGDGVEAKDVILEIIRRLGTEGGVGYVYEYAGEAIESLDMEGRMSICNMSIEGGARAGYVNPDETTYAWLEGRERVPEGEAFEQRKEYWESIRSDDDATYDDVVTIDGGDLEPVVTWGTTPGQGVGITEPIPEPENLPVDKVETARRAQEHMGVEPGETMEGYPIDVAFLGSCTNARLPDLRRAARLVKGRTVDPNVRAMVVPGSQQVKQAAEEEGLDEIFTEAGFDWRGAGCSMCLGMNEDQLEGDEACASSSNRNFVGRQGSKDGRTVLMNPRMVVAAAINGEVTDVRAMKEVTVNE; encoded by the coding sequence ATGAGCGAGGGAACGCTCTACGACAAGGTCTGGGACCGCCACGCGGTCACCCGCCTGCCCACCGGCCAGGACCAGCTGTTCGTCGGCCTCCACCTCATTCACGAGGTGACGAGCCCCCAAGCGTTCGGGATGCTCCGCGAGCGCGACCTCGAGGTCGCCTACCCGGACCTGACCCACGCGACGGTCGATCACATCGTGCCGACCTCGAGCAAGGAACGGCCCTACGCCGATACGGCGGCCGAGGAGATGATGGCCGAACTCGAGGAGAACGTCCGCGAGTCCGGCATCGAGTTCTCCCACCCCGACACGGGCGAACAGGGCATCGTCCACGTCATCGGCCCGGAGCAGGGGCTGACCCAGCCCGGGACGACCATCGTCTGCGGCGACAGCCACACCTCGACCCACGGCGCCTTCGGCACGCTTGCGTTCGGGATCGGCACGAGTCAGATCCGGGACGTCCTCGCCACGGGCACCGTCGCGATGGAGAAACAAAAGGTTCGCAAGATCGAGGTCACCGGCGAACTGGGCGACGGCGTCGAAGCCAAGGACGTCATCCTCGAGATCATCCGGCGACTCGGCACCGAGGGCGGCGTCGGCTACGTCTACGAGTACGCCGGCGAGGCCATCGAGAGCCTCGACATGGAGGGCCGGATGAGCATCTGCAACATGTCCATCGAGGGCGGCGCCCGCGCGGGCTACGTCAATCCCGACGAGACCACCTACGCGTGGCTCGAGGGTCGCGAGCGCGTCCCCGAGGGCGAGGCATTCGAGCAGCGCAAGGAGTACTGGGAGTCGATCCGATCGGACGACGACGCGACGTACGACGACGTCGTCACGATCGACGGCGGCGACCTCGAGCCGGTCGTCACCTGGGGCACGACACCGGGGCAGGGCGTCGGCATCACCGAGCCGATTCCCGAGCCCGAGAACCTCCCCGTGGACAAGGTCGAGACGGCTCGCCGCGCCCAGGAGCACATGGGGGTCGAACCCGGCGAGACGATGGAGGGCTACCCCATCGACGTGGCCTTCCTGGGTTCGTGTACCAACGCGCGCCTGCCGGACCTCCGGCGGGCCGCTCGGCTCGTAAAGGGCCGGACAGTCGACCCCAACGTCCGTGCGATGGTCGTCCCCGGTAGCCAGCAGGTCAAGCAGGCCGCCGAGGAGGAGGGCCTGGACGAAATCTTCACCGAGGCCGGCTTCGACTGGCGCGGCGCCGGCTGCTCGATGTGTCTCGGCATGAACGAAGACCAGCTCGAGGGCGACGAGGCCTGTGCCTCCTCCTCGAACCGGAACTTCGTTGGCCGCCAGGGGAGCAAGGACGGCCGCACGGTACTGATGAACCCCCGGATGGTCGTCGCGGCGGCGATCAACGGGGAAGTGACTGACGTGCGGGCGATGAAGGAGGTGACGGTGAATGAGTAA
- the leuD gene encoding 3-isopropylmalate dehydratase small subunit, with protein MSNELEIPSVDSVSGTGVAVRGNDIDTDQIIPARFMKVVTFDGLGEFAFFDQRFDDDDNEKDHPLNEPEHRDASVMVVNANFGCGSSREHAPQALMRWGIDAFIGESFAEIFAGNCLALGMPTLEADTEVVEELQEWVEANPDGELDVDVADETVTYGGKTVDVRVDDAQRKALVEGVWDTTALMKANAEAVDETAEALPYVEDGKRV; from the coding sequence ATGAGTAACGAACTCGAGATCCCGAGCGTCGATTCGGTGTCGGGAACGGGCGTCGCGGTTCGCGGCAACGACATCGACACCGACCAGATCATCCCGGCCCGGTTCATGAAGGTCGTCACCTTCGACGGCCTGGGAGAGTTCGCCTTTTTCGATCAACGATTCGACGACGACGACAACGAGAAGGACCACCCGCTGAACGAGCCCGAGCACCGCGATGCTTCGGTGATGGTCGTCAACGCCAACTTCGGCTGTGGCTCCTCGCGCGAGCACGCCCCCCAGGCGCTCATGCGCTGGGGTATCGACGCCTTCATCGGCGAGAGCTTCGCCGAAATCTTCGCGGGGAACTGTCTCGCACTCGGGATGCCCACGCTCGAGGCCGATACCGAGGTCGTCGAGGAGCTGCAGGAGTGGGTCGAAGCGAATCCCGACGGCGAGCTCGACGTCGACGTGGCCGACGAGACCGTCACCTACGGCGGGAAGACGGTCGACGTCCGCGTCGACGACGCCCAGCGAAAGGCACTCGTCGAGGGCGTCTGGGACACCACGGCGCTGATGAAGGCGAACGCCGAAGCCGTCGACGAGACCGCCGAGGCACTCCCGTACGTCGAAGACGGGAAACGAGTGTAG
- a CDS encoding alpha/beta fold hydrolase, which yields MITQKRRSEGARERLLDDLPVTERRLQLAGVSTAILEGGTGPPIVLLHGPGESALWWMRTIPDLVTTHRVIVPDLPGHGASSVTNNALDADAVKAWLGELIERTCPTPPTLVGHLLGGAIAARFASDHSDRLRGLILVDTFGLSPFRPSPMFAFGLVRFLVRPSDRAYHRFLDQCLVDRDGLIERMGDDWEPFLVYNLERSRASDVKAAMRTMMKEVGVPTVPTADLERITVPTALIWGRNDRAVRLEIASDASARYGWPLRVIDDAGDDPKLEQPEAFLEALYGVLDDWLSIEG from the coding sequence ATGATCACACAGAAACGACGATCAGAGGGTGCTCGAGAGCGCCTGCTCGACGACCTCCCTGTGACGGAGCGACGGCTGCAGTTGGCTGGGGTTTCGACCGCCATTCTGGAGGGCGGTACCGGACCGCCAATCGTCCTGCTGCACGGCCCCGGCGAATCCGCGCTCTGGTGGATGCGGACCATCCCGGACCTGGTAACGACCCATCGCGTAATCGTTCCCGACCTGCCCGGCCACGGCGCCTCCAGCGTAACGAACAACGCGCTGGACGCTGACGCCGTGAAAGCGTGGCTCGGCGAACTGATCGAGCGGACCTGTCCGACGCCGCCGACGCTGGTCGGGCACCTGCTCGGGGGCGCGATCGCGGCCCGGTTCGCGAGCGATCACAGTGACCGACTTCGAGGACTGATCCTCGTGGACACGTTCGGCCTCAGTCCGTTCCGACCGTCCCCGATGTTCGCGTTCGGTTTGGTCCGGTTCCTCGTGCGACCGTCGGACCGTGCGTACCACCGGTTCCTCGACCAGTGTCTGGTCGATCGAGACGGTCTGATCGAGCGGATGGGCGACGACTGGGAGCCGTTCCTGGTGTACAACCTCGAGCGTTCACGGGCGTCGGACGTGAAGGCCGCTATGCGGACCATGATGAAGGAGGTCGGGGTGCCCACGGTACCGACAGCGGATCTGGAGCGAATCACGGTTCCGACGGCGCTGATCTGGGGTCGAAACGACCGCGCCGTACGACTCGAAATTGCCAGCGACGCGAGCGCCCGCTACGGATGGCCATTGCGCGTAATCGACGACGCCGGTGACGATCCCAAACTCGAACAGCCCGAAGCGTTCCTGGAAGCACTGTACGGGGTGCTCGACGACTGGTTGTCCATCGAAGGATAA
- a CDS encoding class I SAM-dependent methyltransferase — translation MPERAEIQHEWTKIAPEYDEYVTPSNVAIAEQALERAGLQPGMRMLDVAAGSGALSIPAARAGAQVLATDISPAMVEHLEARARGEGLTSLEVRVMDGHALELEDDTFDVAGSQFGVMLFPDLPRGLDELTRVTKPGGRVLLVTMGPPAEIEFLGFFLGAVKAAVPGFTGLPSDPPPLPFQVADPETLHEKLAEAGLTEIRVETTNHRLAFHSGAQLWDWVTASNPIGAGLVADLTAEQRDVVQTMLDDKLSERSDGSGPAVLNNTVNVGIGTKSR, via the coding sequence ATGCCCGAACGAGCAGAAATCCAGCACGAATGGACTAAAATCGCGCCGGAGTACGACGAGTACGTAACTCCGTCGAACGTGGCCATAGCAGAACAGGCCCTCGAGCGGGCGGGGCTCCAGCCGGGAATGCGAATGCTGGACGTCGCGGCCGGCAGTGGCGCGTTGAGCATCCCCGCGGCTCGCGCGGGGGCACAGGTGCTGGCGACGGACATCTCTCCCGCCATGGTCGAGCACCTCGAGGCGCGTGCGCGTGGCGAGGGGCTCACCAGCCTGGAGGTCCGCGTCATGGACGGGCACGCACTCGAGCTCGAGGACGACACCTTCGACGTCGCCGGTTCACAGTTCGGCGTCATGTTGTTCCCCGACCTCCCACGGGGACTGGACGAATTGACGCGCGTTACCAAACCAGGTGGCCGCGTCCTCCTGGTCACGATGGGACCGCCCGCCGAAATCGAGTTCCTGGGGTTCTTCCTCGGTGCCGTGAAAGCTGCCGTCCCCGGTTTCACGGGCCTCCCGTCGGACCCGCCGCCGTTACCGTTTCAGGTAGCGGATCCCGAGACGTTGCACGAGAAACTGGCCGAGGCCGGTCTCACGGAGATTCGCGTGGAGACGACGAATCATCGGCTGGCGTTCCACTCCGGCGCACAGCTGTGGGACTGGGTGACCGCCAGCAATCCGATCGGGGCGGGGTTAGTCGCCGATCTGACGGCGGAGCAGCGAGACGTGGTCCAGACGATGCTGGACGACAAACTGAGCGAGCGTTCCGACGGGAGCGGTCCGGCCGTGTTGAACAACACCGTCAACGTCGGTATCGGAACGAAGTCGAGGTGA
- a CDS encoding helix-turn-helix transcriptional regulator, whose protein sequence is MDTALDEIDFLARSTHRVGVLEGLTDGARERHELRTATGASTPTMSRILADFEDRRWIARDGPTYHLTSLGEFVAERFLELREAMELERKLRGVWQWLPQEMEEFSVDLFTDAVVSYPGPGYPYEPIERLTRLIEGTTRMRGFDSIVFKSINNEAVCQAVLDGMELEYVYSPTALEQTLAWNPERVMEAASCDHCTVLVHDDLPDRSRCGLGIVDDRAGICCHDPETGALTAVIDTDAPAARAWAIATFERVRNEARPVESQAFETVVSSDLHP, encoded by the coding sequence ATGGATACTGCCCTCGACGAGATCGACTTTCTCGCCAGATCGACCCACCGAGTTGGTGTCCTGGAGGGTCTGACCGATGGCGCCCGCGAACGGCACGAGCTCCGCACCGCCACGGGCGCCTCTACACCGACCATGAGTCGGATTCTCGCCGACTTCGAAGACCGTCGGTGGATCGCTCGGGACGGGCCAACGTATCACTTGACGTCACTCGGCGAGTTCGTCGCAGAGCGGTTCCTCGAGCTCCGCGAGGCGATGGAACTCGAACGAAAACTCCGCGGCGTCTGGCAGTGGCTCCCCCAGGAGATGGAGGAGTTCTCCGTCGACCTCTTCACCGATGCGGTTGTCTCGTACCCCGGACCAGGCTACCCGTACGAGCCGATCGAGCGTCTCACCCGCCTCATCGAGGGGACCACTCGAATGCGGGGGTTCGACAGTATCGTGTTCAAGTCGATCAACAACGAGGCGGTGTGCCAGGCCGTCCTCGACGGGATGGAGCTAGAGTACGTGTACTCGCCGACAGCGCTCGAGCAGACCCTCGCCTGGAATCCAGAACGGGTGATGGAAGCCGCATCGTGTGACCACTGCACCGTCCTCGTCCACGACGACCTCCCCGACCGGTCCCGGTGCGGGCTCGGCATCGTCGACGACCGTGCCGGCATCTGCTGTCACGACCCCGAAACCGGAGCGCTGACGGCCGTAATCGATACGGATGCACCGGCAGCTCGAGCGTGGGCCATCGCCACCTTCGAACGCGTCCGCAACGAGGCGAGGCCAGTCGAGTCGCAGGCGTTCGAGACGGTCGTCTCGTCGGACCTCCACCCGTAG